The nucleotide sequence ACCGGGCTCAATATGAATGCCTTCTTGTATAAAGATGGATTGCCCTTGGATGTAAATTTCGAAATCGCAAGCCGTCAATCCGGAACTCAGTATCAAATTTGGCCTGGATACATTTTTGGCATTCAATTATAATTTTTTGCCAACAAGTAAGTACTCCGATAGTTAATCACCTCTTATACCTTCTTTCGAGATTATCGTAAAAATCTTTCTGAAAATTCTTCACGGAGATATTGAGCGATCGCTTGATGTCTCCATTTGTTTTTATCAAATCAAGCACTGCAGTCCAACCATATGTTGAATCGATATATTCAATCAAATAATAACCTAGTACGTATTTCAACTGAGACGTTCGATCTCTTTCAATCTGTTTTAGTGAAGGATATTTGCCTTCTTTCAGGAATTCAAGTTCGTATGGATTGTCGGTCCATTTACAACATCCTTTATATACTGCGATACCTTCCCACAACCACCCAGGAGCTCTTTGAGTATCAGAAATTAAGCTTAAATGAATACAATGGATAAACTCATGTAAAATCATTTCGTAGGGATCTATTTTCTCTTCCCTTATCTCTTCTGCCACAATTGTAGATAGCATCCTTATCTCGTTTTCATCCCAAGCTCTTCCCATTTGCCACTGAGGAGCTCCTGGTGTTAAAACTGCATTGTGGTAAGTTTTAAGATCTGGATAAATCCGTATAGTGGTAATAGGAAATCCCGTTATTTCAAAGTCCCTGATCAAATCTTCAAACTTCTCTTCGAGTGCCACAGCTACCGCTGGAGTCTTTGCCGTATCTATCACACTATACTCCAATAGGAAATGATCAGTATTATAGGAATAGCGCAATTCACTCTCTGTATTAACTGCCAAATCGCTTAAGTCTTCATTTCTGTACCCATACAAATCAGTAGGCCATTCACTTCTCGGTCTGAACACACGAAAACTCTCCAGTTGGTCGTTCTCAAAATTTAGTACTAAATAGTACGTCGAATCACTATCGGTAATTTTCATTTCCCCCTCTGATAAAAAGATAGTTGGCTTTAGCCCTCCATTTTCATAGGGAATAAGTTCCCGATCTATATCTGAGTCATAGATGATAAACAGTCGGTCATCTTTTAGGTACCAGCGACTTCTAAATAATGGTTTGTTTGGTCTGACACCTACATCATAGTAACCTACAAACTGATCGAGCGCGGGGAGTTGATCAGACTGAGAAAAGCTTTGAAGTAATAGAATTGAAAAAGCAAATGAAAGTACGGTTCGCATAAAGAGTTTTGAAATGTTTAAGTCACGAAAAAACTCAATACTTCATCGTCATGCGTCCCAATAGGTAGAATGGCACTAATTCTTTGACACTTTTCTTAAGTATTGACTTGGTGTATCTCCAGTCATTTCTTTAAAAACACGATTAAAGGATGTTTTCGAATTGAAACCACATTCCAATGCAATGGCCAACAATGTGAACCTATTTCCATCATTTCTCATCAACCTCTGTTTGACAGCTTCTATCCGATATGAATTCACTAGTTCAAAAAAACTCTTCTTCAAATGTGTGTTGATCACAAACGAAACCAAGTTCGGATCTTTGGCTAAAACACTGGCAAATTCTTTGAGTGAGAGCGTTGCATTCATGAAAAGGTCGTTCTTCTCCATCTCCGTTTTTATCGCTGCAATTAATTCTGATATTTCACTTTGAGCTAGATGGTGATAGCCTCCTTTTATATTTTTTATTAGATCACCAATATTCATAACGAACCCCTTTTTCAGTCCTTGAAGTCCAACCCAATAGGTAAGGTAAGTAAGCAGGGTCAAGAGGAAATAGGTAACAGCAATTGTAAATACATTTTGAATTTGCCCTCTGAAGAGGATTAAAAAACTCACAGCAAATGGAATCCAGATCAACCAAAACAATCTGTAATATTCCAAAAGCTTAATCAACCATTGCAACGTCTTTTTCCGAATCTCCGAAAACTGCTGTACCAACAATTTTTCATGAGATTCAATTTCCTTCATCGACCTTCTCAAATAATAGAATATAGAGATGGAAGCCGAGACATAAATAAGCGGTGTAATGATCCGATCAGTAGGCACATTGTAATAAATCTCCCTTGAAAGTATTGCCCAACATATCTGAAAGAGCTGTAATATCAACTCTATTCCCAAAGGAACGAAGTGCAGCATCTCTTTTTTCGAAAGCTTGAAACCAGAGCGAGTAAATGAGCACGTGTAAAAGAACAACAATGGACCTATCGCCAATAAAAATGAATATGGAATCCACAGCAACCAAGGAAATAGGTTGTCCAAATTTAAATCCAGAAGCATCAAATATGTCAAATGTAAATTGACTACCAATATTAGAAAAGCAAGTAAACGGTTGCTTCGTTTATTATCCGCTTTGCTAAAGATTAGAATCCCCGAGAGAATAAAAATCTGCACTATTCCTGAAACAATGAAAAAGTTGATGGGATGCAGGTTGAAGTATATCTCAGTTTTCACCTAAAATTATTTTGTGAGCTGAGACAAAAATGATGCTAAAGATCATCACTTAAAGGGTTTGGTGGATTTTAAGATATATCAGTAAAGCTCACAAAAATTGAAGCTTTTTTTAAAAGATGAAAATCAAAAAGTGGAGGCTATAAGCCTCCACTACTTTTCTTTTCGTTGTTGTCTCGCTTTTTGCGCTTAAGTGACTGTCTCTTCCCACTCCCAAACCTATGAGAATATCCTATAAAGAATGTTTGACTATCCCAATCAAAAACACCGCTTTGTAGAACAGGTCTCTCTCCTTCAAACGAGAACTGCTGAGTATGAAAAATATCATTAAAATTTATGCTGAGTGTCCCTTTACCTTTGAACATTGAGTACCTGGTACCTGCATTCACAAAATAGAAAGCGAGTGTTTCATATTGAAGATTGGTGTTAGCTCCTCGGTACAAGCCGATTAGCTGAAAAGTCAATCTCTTGCTCGCCTTGAAACTGTGGTTCATCCGAAAATTGTAAAGGACATTTTGAACTTCTCTAAATTCACCTTGCGCCACACCTCTTTGTGTTTGAGCATAAAGATCAAAGCTTGAGGTAAGACTCCACCATGACGCCAGTTGATAGTTACCACTAAGCTCAAACCCATAAGCTGAGTTATTACGATAGTTGTTGTACGAGAATAAAATGTTGTCTGAATTATCCGGATCATTGAAGCCAAAACGGGTGATCTCATCATGAATTCTTCGATAAAATATCCCAGAAGTTATACTTCCTGCTTTTAATTGTCTCGTGTAGTTTAATTCTGCAGAATTAGTGAATTGTGGTATCAATGCAGGGTTACCAACATTCGTGATTCTTGCCGAACTCCATGCTCGCATCGGATTTACCTGATCAAGATTGGGCCGATCCACTCTCCGACTGACACTGAAATTGAAGGCGTCACGCTGTTTCTCAGGATCAGGGACATAACTCAGGAAAATAGATGGATAAACTGAAAAAATCTGATCATCAAATCGTTGCTCCAAGTTATCTATTTCATTGAAACCCCCAAGTGTTCTAAAATCTTCTAGCCTCGCACCTAATTGATACGACCATTTACCCAGATCATTTCCGAAACTAAAATAGATAGCATAAATATCTCTATCAAAATCATACCCAGAATTCCGAAAGTTTGGATTGGTTGTTTTATAGGTATTGTCTGTAAGTTGCAATCGTACTTCGGCACCAGCCTCTAGCTTCTT is from Marinobacter alexandrii and encodes:
- a CDS encoding helix-turn-helix domain-containing protein; this encodes MKTEIYFNLHPINFFIVSGIVQIFILSGILIFSKADNKRSNRLLAFLILVVNLHLTYLMLLDLNLDNLFPWLLWIPYSFLLAIGPLLFFYTCSFTRSGFKLSKKEMLHFVPLGIELILQLFQICWAILSREIYYNVPTDRIITPLIYVSASISIFYYLRRSMKEIESHEKLLVQQFSEIRKKTLQWLIKLLEYYRLFWLIWIPFAVSFLILFRGQIQNVFTIAVTYFLLTLLTYLTYWVGLQGLKKGFVMNIGDLIKNIKGGYHHLAQSEISELIAAIKTEMEKNDLFMNATLSLKEFASVLAKDPNLVSFVINTHLKKSFFELVNSYRIEAVKQRLMRNDGNRFTLLAIALECGFNSKTSFNRVFKEMTGDTPSQYLRKVSKN